The sequence below is a genomic window from Stigmatopora nigra isolate UIUO_SnigA chromosome 16, RoL_Snig_1.1, whole genome shotgun sequence.
CCTCAATCGATCGCTCCTAACAAGTTGTCATTgtcgtttgtttgtttgtttgtttgttttgcactacaagcgcctgaggattgccctcagatagcgctagagctgccactggaacgcggattatttcatccggggggtagtcggaggtgggggcagtcaaatgtctccggctggatgaaaaacgtagggtgccacggtccttgttggcagctctgagtggtattagttggaattcgcaggccgcggcgagcggcctctcaggagacaccacgtgaaggtttgcCATTGTCGTTGCCGGCCTTCCCCCGTAATTGGACTCCCCTTAAATAGGCGTCCTTAGATGAAGGCCATGTTTTCTTAAGGAAATGACTCGTAAATGAAGAGCGCTCCCCCCTGAACCGCTTGTGTATTTCTAATCACTTTCCCGTAAATGCGATCCAGTCAAAGCAGCGAGTCGTTAACACGGTGGAAGGATTGGCCGACGGCACGCAACGCAATAGCCTGGCAACATCTCGCCATTTGCCAACGGAAACCCGGAGTTTCCCCGCTCGGATTTTTTGGAAAGAACCATCAAAGGCAAAAACATGCGGCTAAAAGGGAAGAAATCCGGAGAGGAATGCCGGAAAATCTCCataaagttgtaaaaaaaaaaaaataacaagaaacaAAATGTTAGCTAGCTTTTTTGTCTTCTAAAATTAGGAGCGACGGACTGGCAAAAGAATGGAACCGACTGCTCGAATTCACCTTAGAAAAATAAACGTTGACGATGGAATGCAAGGTTTTTAGCACTTAAACACGAGTACTCTCGACAAAATGTTTCCAGATGCTAAAGTATCATTAAGACATCCCtgacaaagccattttttttggttatggatCTTTCCATACGTGCTACTGTTATGCTAACTTTACAGAACTATTGTGAATGCGACTATTAATCAAAAAGCAACAGATAAGCCGATAAAAAAGGTTATCAAATTGTTCCTACACATTGTGAACGAcctatttataaataaatagttttaactttctgttttccagtttaaaaaatatttttttttgttttaaaaacaaaacactttttttcttatcgTATGATATTTTAGATATCTTTAATTTTCttctaaaaagggaaaaacagtaaatattcattttatttcctcatttactctgttttttatttattttattcgtTTTTCTTATCGTATGATATTTTAGATATCTTTAATTTTCttctaaaaagggaaaaacagtaaatattcattttatttcctcatttactctgttttttatttattttattcgtTTTTATTGACATTCTTAAAGGCAAAActtatttttcttctcatttaaaGCATAAAAAGGGTACATGGAATTTATCCATTCATTGCTAGCTAGCAGTTTTAGCTAATTAACGAATTTTGACGTACTTAAAGCGCACAAACGAAAAAACTTCATTCCTTTCCAGACAGGCATAAAACATTAGAGTCCTTTAACGTCtatcaaaaaaaacaaacaagtccTTTTCTAACAGCGAAAATTTCCTTGCTAAGAAGCCACAATAAAAAGGTAGACAACAGTGCTAGTCTTGTTTACGGCTAACGAGTGAAGCTAAACTCAAATACTTTTATTTAGGTTGTAAACTTAGACACAGAATCAGGAAGTCAGGAAGTTAGGTGACGAGTCGTAATCCTTTACGCCGCCGTAAATGCGTAACGGGAGGTCGTCAAAGATGGACGACGGTGAGGGGGGGCTTGATAGGAAAGGAAAATGCAACTTGCTAATTGGGTTAAAAATAGAAGCCATTATGTTTCAATGCCATTCATtccaatgtattttgactttgtggGCCATCAGAAATcatttgattggacgtctattgactTCAATGTCAGTTGGGGTCTTAAATGGGGTCTTAAAAAGACTTAGCTTCACTATTGATGAATTTTTTGTAAGTGGTTTTGCTCGAGTTaatgttgaattattttaattttttactggGTTACTTGAAATAGCGTCTTGGAAAgttagatttttacaaaatgtctaTTGTCAGGTTGGCTATGAAATTTGGTCTTAGAAATTGTAGCGATATCGATTCCACTATTGGCACAAAAATGCTACTATGCATATCTCCGAGTCCTAATAAATAATGTCCAGACTGTGTCAGTAATTTGAGCCATTTTTTCCCAAGCTAATGTACTTTTGACACGGCGTATAATATATTTCCCTTGCATAAAACATTCATGATTCCATGATACGTCTTTTACacatttcagcatttttttccttgtgttGGCAGATATGCGGATTCCCGTGGGTTACCTGATTCCCCTTCTCCCCATTTTAGCCCACCGGTCCTCCCATCTGCTCGCCAGCTggggttgcaaaaaaaaaccaggGGAGTCCCTCCGTCCATCTTAACTTTCCCCTATTGAAATTAATGTCTTTTGTAGGGGTCTCACGAGGGTCCATCtgttcctgtgtcttccatgacAACACTACAAGTCCCATGATGCACGGCAACAGATGGGTACGTTTTCCCCGACTCGTGTTGCCAAGGCAATGTTGCGTGAACTTTGACCTTTTTAGGCCATGCCACCTGTCGGCAACTGTCGCGTTGACCCGTACGCGGGTGATATACGAACCGCCGTCACCTGGCGCGATGGCTCAAATGCGAGAGGGTTTAGACTTTTAGGCACCGCGGGAAAATGTTGATGGTGGGCGGAGCTTGTGTAGGGAAGGCCTAGAAATGATGGGTATTTgacaaataggatttttttcattgataTGTAGttgtaatttgacattttttggtggGATTTATTGGGGTTGAAGTTAAAGTACTTGGTcatgtattctttatcctctgtaaAGAATGTCGAGTTTAAAAAAGAGTTGAAATGTGGGTTTTTAAACTGttagatatcatttttttttaccagtttaAGACATTTATTAACAATACTTAACTGAAATCTGCTTTTAACAAAAAACTATAATACTTAGAAATTCTCTGGTTTGTTCATATTAACAATGTCGCCATAAAtgagtttaatatatatattttaaagtactttGTTGTGTAGCACAagagtttgaatgttttttttttgaggagtTCAGAGTTGACCTTTTCTCCCATAAACGCATCATTCAGGAAGCGATGTTAGCGCCCCTTAAAAGGTTGGTGCGTGCGTTTGTTTCCCTTTTTGTCAGACAGCTTTCCTCCCCCGAGGTCGGAAGTCCCCTCTCCCCCAAGGCCAAGAGACATTTTCCAGTCCAAACGGTTGCCGGGGCGTCCAAAAGGCGCGTGTTTGCTCAGTCCCGCCGGCGACGACCTCAAGTGCGGCTTCGTGTTCGGGGAGACGCGCGAACCTCAGCAGGCATTCGATTCAAAACGACTGAAtagagtccaaaaaaaaaaaaaaaaaaaaaacctccatacTGACAAACTCCATCCAAACACCACGGGCGAACCCGATCACCCGTTAATGGGCCACGCGGTAGGTTCATGGCGCGTCGTCCAATACAAACCAGCAGAGTCCGGGCCTCGACCTCTCGCCGTAAAACTTCAAAGCCCCCCCGAAACCCCCCTCCCCGACTTGAGGAATCATCTGGCTTTGTTTCTcctctgcgttttttttttcttcttgtgggAACCCAGCGCGTCCCCGATATTTTCCGGCAAACGACTCCGAGTTTAAGGTCTAAGGCGGACCTCCGTGGAGACTTAAAACCGAGTATagacttaacatttttttgactcGTCTCATGATTTGGAGTATCTGGTATTAtcaatattggattggaaattttgttgtcacagtagcaagagggtgcatatacatatacatatatacatatacacatatacacatatacacatacatatgtacacatgtacacatgtacacatatacacatatacacgtatacacatatacacatatacacatattcacatatacacatatacacatatacacatatacacttatacacatataagcacatataagcacatatatacatatacacatatacacatataagcacatatatacatatatacatatatacatacacatagatgtacatgcatgcataaggTAGGTcctaacagccattttttttttgttaaagagcctgacagctgatgggatgAAGGATCTgcagaagcgctccttcctgcaatgagggtgcagcagtctattgctgaaagagctttggagggactccacagacccATGCAGAggctgggaggtgctgtccatgatggacatcatcctggtcagtatcatccgctctcccacttcctccacagagtccaaaggacagagCAGAGAAGAAAGACTTAAGGAGACCAATCTTCTCACTCGAAAAggcacatttattttaatataacatttttatggCCTTTTACTTTTACTAGCTTGACTGTTTTATAATCCATGGCCTCGCCTCTCTTCTCTTTTTCAATTCCACAGAACGCCGATGGGAAAGTCGGGGTCCTCCGTCCCGTCGGAAGGGGGGAGTTTGCTTGGACAGATTGGACAAATATTTCTTTAGCACGGAGGAAGACGGGCGAGGAGAGGCGGGGTTTCGGCGATATATCACGGTGGCTTCTCCATCCAAGACAAGACGCCAGGGGTGTCCCACCAGTTGTCCGTCTGTTCGCACTCCGGCACCAAACATGCCATCAATTACCTTTATGGGGCGGAGGAGGCTAGTAAAAGAGcacatgttgcattttttttcttctttttaacacCACATTTCTTTTCATAACTCCACAAGTGAAACATGATGAGAAAAGTTTTCGTCACAGATCGCCTGCTTTATAGTCGTTTTACATTCTATTGCAAGTCTTGGAATTTCTATACTACtctaactactgtattttctagaCTATAAGTAGCACTTAGTTCATACTCtgtgactaatactcaagtatgactaaggtttttttatttaatccaaaaactgtaaatgttacattaacaggtgcctatttagtctattgttttccattttaacaatgttactttaacatatgtttattcttattttctgttcaaataataataatgccctccctaaagtgcgacttatactccagttaGACTTATTTATACTTGCTGTTCCTATTCGTTGTGCATtatttggctagtgcgacttatagtccaaaaaatactgtaatccATTTG
It includes:
- the LOC144209946 gene encoding uncharacterized protein LOC144209946, producing MRVQQSIAERALEGLHRPMQRLGESKGQSREERLKETNLLTRKERRWESRGPPSRRKGGVCLDRLDKYFFSTEEDGRGEAGFRRYITVASPSKTRRQGCPTSCPSVRTPAPNMPSITFMGRRRLVCWTWWLDSSFLDEELKKSTKKKTTTTTDQLIRSSRPPNRNAVRVPDVLGIASKAWRGGQTGSRDSSSPSARRHF